In a genomic window of bacterium:
- a CDS encoding ABC transporter ATP-binding protein, which translates to MLFRRVLKYFKPHKWAIILAMLCTVLVGLVSAAMAKVVKPVIDDVFINHDGEMLKILPFVVIGLFILKGLGRFGQQALMVKVGEVSIMEMRNDLMGRIQHRELSFFEANNTGSLMTRMLSDVSLMQNSVSYVVDFIRYTVTMLGLTVVMFQKDWRLALVASLSLPLAMYPMRRISALIKKYTRRTQERIGGISKVLVEAFTGIEVVKAFGTEDREKKKFREQSLKVLYHTLKRSRLNSATAPIMELLASFGIAAIIWYGGNNVINGVITPGDFFEFLTALLMMGEPVRMIGSVNNKIQQASAAAERVFEVIDETPAPCETEGDKELHPPVEEVRFEDVHFSYNTREEVIRGVSFVARRGEMVAFVGESGAGKSTILKLLPRFYSITAGAIKINGIDIREYDVKSLRSQIAIVNQSTFLFDDTVLSNIALGRPEATREEVIAAATAANALRFISELPNGFDTVIGERGDTLSGGQKQRIAIARAILRNAPILMLDEATSALDSESEKEIQSALTLLMEGRTTFVIAHRLSTIRHADRIVFLKKGLVTEVGKHQELVARDGDYARLCRIQFGEV; encoded by the coding sequence GTGCTCTTTCGCCGCGTCCTGAAATATTTCAAGCCCCACAAGTGGGCGATCATCCTCGCGATGCTCTGCACCGTGCTGGTCGGCCTTGTCTCCGCCGCGATGGCGAAGGTCGTCAAGCCGGTCATCGACGACGTTTTCATTAACCACGACGGCGAGATGCTGAAAATTCTGCCCTTCGTGGTCATCGGGCTCTTTATTCTGAAGGGGCTCGGCCGCTTCGGGCAGCAGGCGCTGATGGTAAAGGTCGGGGAGGTCTCCATCATGGAGATGAGAAACGACCTGATGGGGCGCATCCAGCACAGGGAGCTTTCCTTCTTCGAGGCCAACAACACCGGCTCCCTCATGACCCGCATGCTCTCGGACGTCTCCCTCATGCAGAACTCCGTGAGCTACGTCGTCGATTTCATACGCTACACGGTCACGATGCTCGGCCTCACCGTAGTCATGTTCCAGAAGGACTGGCGGCTCGCCCTCGTTGCCTCGCTCAGTCTTCCTCTCGCCATGTACCCGATGCGCCGCATAAGCGCCCTCATAAAGAAATACACGAGAAGGACGCAGGAGCGGATAGGCGGTATCTCGAAGGTACTTGTAGAGGCCTTCACGGGCATAGAGGTGGTCAAGGCCTTCGGCACCGAGGATAGGGAAAAGAAGAAATTCCGCGAGCAGAGCCTCAAGGTGCTTTACCATACCCTCAAGCGTTCGCGGCTGAACAGCGCCACCGCTCCGATAATGGAGCTGCTCGCCTCCTTCGGCATCGCGGCGATAATCTGGTACGGCGGCAACAACGTAATCAACGGCGTCATCACGCCCGGCGATTTCTTCGAGTTTCTCACCGCCCTCCTGATGATGGGCGAGCCGGTGAGGATGATCGGCTCGGTGAACAACAAGATACAGCAGGCGAGCGCCGCCGCCGAGAGGGTCTTCGAGGTCATTGACGAGACCCCCGCTCCCTGCGAGACGGAAGGCGACAAAGAACTTCACCCGCCGGTGGAGGAGGTCCGCTTCGAGGATGTCCACTTCTCCTACAACACAAGGGAAGAGGTGATACGAGGAGTGTCCTTTGTAGCCAGAAGGGGTGAGATGGTAGCCTTCGTCGGGGAGAGCGGCGCCGGAAAATCGACCATACTCAAGCTCCTGCCGCGCTTTTATTCGATTACCGCCGGCGCCATAAAGATAAACGGGATCGACATACGGGAATACGACGTCAAAAGCCTCCGCTCGCAGATCGCCATCGTCAACCAGTCCACCTTCCTCTTCGACGACACGGTGCTGAGCAACATCGCCCTCGGGAGGCCGGAAGCCACGAGGGAAGAGGTCATAGCGGCCGCCACCGCCGCCAACGCCCTGAGGTTCATAAGCGAGCTTCCAAACGGTTTCGATACGGTTATAGGCGAGCGCGGCGACACCCTCAGCGGCGGGCAGAAACAGAGAATCGCCATAGCGAGGGCGATACTTCGCAACGCGCCGATACTCATGCTGGACGAGGCTACGAGCGCGCTCGATTCGGAATCGGAAAAGGAGATTCAGTCAGCCCTTACTCTCCTGATGGAGGGGAGGACGACTTTCGTCATCGCGCACAGGCTCTCGACCATCCGCCACGCCGACAGGATTGTCTTTCTCAAGAAAGGCCTCGTCACCGAGGTAGGGAAACATCAGGAACTTGTCGCCCGCGACGGCGATTACGCGAGGCTGTGCAGAATACAGTTCGGAGAGGTGTAG
- a CDS encoding DUF374 domain-containing protein, producing the protein MRNLSPATAITRGCAEYSSERCSSLADLVLGLAPLLARGYLRLLGLTCRFSEEGVENYRLAHGEEGKAIWVLWHNRLLGPIPLHVNKNIGVVISQSRDGEMISRVVEPFGYKALRGSSSRGGASALRGVLRHAKDGNIVAFTPDGPRGPRYTVHPGVAYAAQRTGLYVMPMGVSSSRKKVFGSWDRFQMPLPFSRIQLVYGTPLLYSEEEGIEGFCESVRRGLISANERADELLEVTSP; encoded by the coding sequence ATCAGGAACTTGTCGCCCGCGACGGCGATTACGCGAGGCTGTGCAGAATACAGTTCGGAGAGGTGTAGCAGCTTGGCCGACCTTGTCCTTGGTCTGGCGCCCCTCCTCGCGAGAGGGTATTTGAGGCTTCTCGGGCTCACCTGCCGCTTTTCGGAGGAGGGCGTCGAGAACTACCGGCTCGCCCACGGCGAGGAAGGAAAGGCGATCTGGGTGCTCTGGCACAACAGGCTTCTTGGCCCGATACCGCTCCACGTCAACAAGAACATAGGCGTCGTCATCAGTCAGAGCCGGGACGGAGAGATGATCTCCCGCGTGGTAGAGCCCTTCGGCTACAAGGCGCTCCGGGGCTCCTCCTCCAGGGGCGGCGCTTCGGCCCTCAGGGGAGTCCTTCGCCACGCGAAGGACGGCAACATAGTCGCCTTCACCCCCGACGGGCCGAGAGGCCCCCGGTACACCGTCCACCCCGGCGTGGCCTACGCCGCGCAGAGAACGGGGCTTTACGTGATGCCGATGGGGGTATCATCTTCAAGGAAGAAGGTCTTCGGCTCCTGGGACCGTTTCCAGATGCCGCTGCCCTTTTCCCGCATACAACTGGTCTACGGAACCCCTCTCCTTTACTCGGAAGAGGAGGGGATAGAGGGTTTCTGCGAATCCGTGCGAAGGGGGCTTATCTCGGCGAATGAACGCGCCGACGAGCTTTTGGAGGTAACCTCTCCATGA
- the lpxK gene encoding tetraacyldisaccharide 4'-kinase, producing MPEPFSRGDFLNFYFWIKGFLNREHHGRAFSLLLLPFTILSYLFAGFQLLKRTLYEAGILPSRHAGVPTVCVGNITLGGTGKTPVVETVARIFKNEGLRPAVISRGYGGTLEGRVAVVSDGETVKLSAREAGDEPLLHAKRLLSLGVPVIIGANRLKAAREAVKNLKVSALVMDDGFGHLRLKRDINVLIVDATRPFGNGFCLPRGILREPLLALSRADIFVLTRTRGLGKDYLVQLRSRLGSYNPKAPVLTASHFPDHLENPVTGESHPLKWLKGKKVVAFAGIGNPEAFFSDISVLGGTIVEQVSFPDHHDFSQADIDRLVKFGRLTRADALVTTQKDMQRVEAFLPLDTPVVSLNINMKFEEGGEEALAEKLREVIKSF from the coding sequence ATTCCAGAACCGTTCAGTAGAGGCGATTTTTTGAACTTCTATTTCTGGATAAAGGGATTTCTGAACAGGGAGCACCACGGAAGGGCTTTTTCCCTGCTCCTTCTGCCCTTTACCATCCTTTCATATCTGTTCGCCGGTTTCCAGCTTCTGAAAAGAACCCTTTACGAGGCAGGGATTCTGCCCTCCCGCCATGCCGGAGTGCCCACCGTATGCGTGGGAAACATCACCCTCGGCGGAACGGGAAAGACCCCGGTAGTCGAGACCGTCGCCAGAATATTCAAGAACGAGGGGCTCAGACCCGCCGTGATTTCGAGAGGCTACGGCGGAACCCTTGAGGGGAGGGTCGCGGTCGTTAGCGACGGCGAAACGGTTAAGCTTTCGGCGAGGGAGGCGGGCGACGAACCGCTGCTCCACGCAAAAAGACTCCTTTCTCTTGGCGTGCCGGTGATTATCGGGGCAAACAGGCTCAAAGCCGCGAGGGAAGCGGTTAAAAATCTCAAAGTTTCGGCGCTGGTTATGGACGACGGCTTCGGACACCTCCGCCTCAAGAGGGATATCAACGTCCTCATCGTCGACGCGACGAGGCCCTTCGGCAACGGCTTCTGCCTCCCGAGGGGAATACTAAGGGAGCCCCTTTTGGCCCTCTCTCGGGCCGACATCTTCGTTCTCACGCGCACAAGGGGATTGGGGAAAGACTACCTCGTCCAACTGCGAAGCCGCCTCGGAAGCTACAACCCCAAGGCCCCGGTGCTGACGGCCTCCCACTTTCCCGACCATCTCGAAAACCCTGTAACGGGCGAAAGCCACCCGCTCAAATGGCTCAAGGGGAAAAAAGTCGTCGCTTTTGCGGGCATAGGGAACCCGGAGGCGTTTTTCAGCGATATTTCCGTGCTCGGCGGGACGATTGTGGAACAGGTTTCCTTCCCCGACCATCACGACTTTTCGCAGGCCGACATCGACAGGCTGGTGAAGTTCGGCAGGCTGACCAGGGCTGACGCGCTCGTGACGACGCAGAAGGACATGCAGAGGGTGGAGGCGTTTTTGCCTCTCGACACCCCGGTCGTCTCGCTGAACATCAACATGAAATTCGAGGAAGGCGGAGAGGAAGCGCTGGCCGAAAAGTTGAGGGAAGTTATAAAGAGTTTTTAG
- a CDS encoding RNA methyltransferase, with protein MDDLRKILEGMLTPARLERIATALEARLGALRVVTENLRNTHNMNAVLRTCEAFGVQHLHVVEGEKDFSINRKITKGSHKWIDLHRHVSIGDCARELKAEGFSLYAAMLGRGAVPLDEIPLEKPVAIILGNERTGVSEEAVSHCDGFYTIPMHGFVQSFNISVAAAISIYSLSSRMRKERPDHGALSPEERARVLGAWLPKTAPYAKKISRVLAESKNSL; from the coding sequence CCCCCGCGAGGCTGGAGCGCATAGCCACCGCGCTCGAAGCGAGGCTCGGGGCGCTTCGCGTCGTCACCGAAAACCTTCGGAACACTCACAACATGAACGCGGTCCTTCGGACCTGCGAGGCTTTCGGCGTCCAGCACCTCCACGTCGTGGAGGGGGAGAAGGATTTCTCCATCAACCGGAAGATAACCAAGGGCAGCCACAAGTGGATCGACCTCCACCGCCACGTCTCCATCGGGGATTGCGCCCGGGAACTCAAGGCCGAAGGGTTTTCCCTTTACGCCGCGATGCTGGGCAGAGGCGCGGTTCCCCTCGACGAAATACCGCTGGAAAAACCCGTCGCCATAATTCTCGGCAACGAGAGGACCGGCGTAAGCGAAGAGGCCGTCTCTCACTGCGACGGCTTCTACACCATTCCTATGCACGGCTTCGTGCAGTCCTTTAACATCTCCGTCGCCGCCGCGATAAGCATCTACTCCCTTTCTTCGCGCATGAGAAAGGAGCGGCCCGACCACGGGGCGCTCTCACCGGAAGAGAGGGCGCGGGTCCTGGGGGCCTGGCTTCCCAAGACCGCCCCCTACGCGAAAAAGATATCCAGGGTACTGGCGGAATCTAAAAACTCTTTATAA